A part of Macaca mulatta isolate MMU2019108-1 chromosome 12, T2T-MMU8v2.0, whole genome shotgun sequence genomic DNA contains:
- the DES gene encoding desmin yields MSQAYSSSQRVSSYRRTFGGAPSFPLGSPLSSPVFPRAGFGSKGSSSSVTSRVYQVSRTSGGAGGLGSLRASRLGTTRAPSSYGAGELLDFSLADAVNQEFLTTRTNEKVELQELNDRFANYIEKVRFLEQQNAALAAEVNRLKGREPTRVAELYEEELRELRRQVEVLTNQRARVDVERDNLLDDLQRLKAKLQEEIQLKEEAENNLAAFRADVDAATLARIDLERRIESLNEEIAFLKKVHEEEIRELQAQLQEQQVQVEMDMSKPDLTAALRDIRAQYETIAAKNISEAEEWYKSKVSDLTQAANKNNDALRQAKQEMMEYRHQIQSYTCEIDALKGTNDSLMRQMRELEDRFASEASGYQDNIARLEEEIRHLKDEMARHLREYQDLLNVKMALDVEIATYRKLLEGEESRINLPIQTFSALNFRETSPEQRGSEVHTKKTVMIKTIETRDGEVVSEATQQQHEVL; encoded by the exons ATGAGCCAGGCCTACTCGTCCAGCCAGCGCGTGTCCTCCTACCGCCGCACCTTCGGCGGGGCTCCGAGCTTCCCGCTCGGCTCCCCGCTGAGCTCGCCCGTGTTCCCGCGGGCGGGCTTCGGCTCTAAGGGCTCCTCCAGCTCGGTGACGTCCCGCGTGTACCAGGTGTCGCGCACGTCGGGCGGGGCCGGGGGCCTGGGGTCGCTGCGGGCCAGCCGGCTGGGGACCACTCGCGCGCCCTCCTCCTATGGCGCGGGCGAGCTGCTGGACTTCTCTCTGGCCGACGCGGTGAACCAGGAGTTTCTGACCACGCGCACCAACGAGAAGGTGGAGCTGCAGGAACTCAACGACCGCTTCGCCAACTACATCGAGAAGGTGCGCTTCCTGGAGCAGCAGAACGCGGCGCTCGCAGCCGAGGTGAACCGGCTCAAGGGCCGCGAGCCAACGCGAGTGGCCGAGCTCTACGAGGAGGAGCTGCGCGAGCTGCGGCGCCAGGTGGAGGTGCTCACTAACCAGCGCGCCCGCGTCGACGTCGAGCGCGACAACCTGCTCGACGACCTGCAGCGGCTCAAGGCCAA GCTGCAGGAGGAGATTCAGTTGAAAGAAGAAGCAGAGAACAATTTGGCTGCCTTCCGAGCG GACGTGGATGCAGCTACTCTAGCTCGCATTGACCTGGAGCGCAGAATTGAATCTCTCAACGAGGAGATCGCGTTCCTTAAGAAAGTGCACGAAGAG GAGATCCGTGAGTTGCAGGCTCAGCTTCAGGAACAGCAGGTCCAGGTGGAGATGGACATGTCTAAGCCAGACCTCACTGCCGCCCTCAGGGACATCCGGGCTCAGTATGAGACTATCGCGGCTAAGAACATTTCTGAAGCTGAGGAGTGGTACAAGTCGAAG GTGTCAGACCTGACCCAGGCAGCCAACAAGAACAACGATGCCCTGCGCCAGGCCAAGCAGGAGATGATGGAATACCGACACCAGATCCAGTCCTACACCTGCGAGATTGATGCCCTCAAGGGCACT AACGATTCCCTGATGAGGCAGATGCGGGAACTGGAGGACCGATTTGCCAGTGAGGCCAGTGGCTACCAGGACAACATCGCGCGCCTGGAGGAGGAAATCCGGCACCTCAAGGATGAGATGGCCCGCCACCTGCGCGAGTACCAGGACCTGCTCAATGTGAAGATGGCCCTGGATGTGGAGATCGCCACCTACCGGAAACtgctggagggagaggagagccG GATCAATCTCCCCATCCAAACCTTCTCTGCCCTCAACTTCCGAG AAACCAGCCCTGAGCAAAGGGGTTCTGAGGTTCATACCAAGAAGACGGTGATGATCAAGACCATCGAGACACGGGATGGGGAG GTCGTCAGTGAGGCCACACAGCAGCAGCATGAAGTGCTCTAA